One Halostella limicola genomic window carries:
- a CDS encoding DUF6432 family protein produces the protein MRAKREYRDRDSVEVSVLDALVDRSDEGMTVFEIRSHVEADIDDLEGALATLKDDGLITVEENGDRTVIKPDDSVVPDPGEPQDPDESILDRVRDRLPF, from the coding sequence ATGAGAGCAAAGCGGGAGTACCGTGACCGGGACTCGGTGGAGGTCTCGGTACTCGACGCCCTCGTCGACCGGAGCGACGAGGGGATGACGGTCTTCGAGATCAGGTCCCACGTCGAGGCGGACATCGACGACCTGGAGGGGGCGCTGGCGACGCTGAAAGACGACGGGCTCATCACCGTCGAGGAGAACGGCGACCGGACGGTGATCAAGCCCGACGACAGCGTCGTCCCCGACCCCGGCGAACCGCAGGACCCGGACGAGAGCATCCTCGACCGGGTCCGCGACCGCCTGCCGTTCTGA
- a CDS encoding DUF7093 family protein, producing the protein MAIRCSLLGHDFGDPEVEREREEDGNEVVETVREVETCGRCGKTKLISENKNVTTLGAVDDRDGPSVDEAFGSGGPSADAGESADPASPDPANAGADDAGAASEDAGAAIDDAEEIDPDATDAEIIDETADVESPAAEEARTDTAEDVVTDAEGEPDPVEDDAVILDDEDAEPDRDRQHGEWPDAEDTGGRDDAAPEPSAWPEQEGEDEGYDARLDDEEADVEFGGGLTPEPADVDVEGDETVGGEPVEDTGITSASAAPSPDAPADTESVATEFFCPECGYAAAADRSSLRAGDICPECQHGYITERER; encoded by the coding sequence ATGGCTATCAGGTGTTCGTTGCTCGGGCACGACTTCGGCGACCCCGAGGTCGAGCGCGAGCGCGAGGAGGACGGAAACGAGGTGGTCGAGACGGTCCGCGAGGTGGAGACGTGCGGCCGCTGCGGGAAGACGAAGCTCATCAGCGAGAACAAGAACGTCACGACGCTCGGCGCGGTCGACGACCGCGACGGCCCGTCGGTCGACGAGGCGTTCGGGTCCGGCGGCCCGTCTGCCGACGCCGGTGAGAGCGCCGACCCGGCGAGCCCCGATCCCGCGAACGCTGGCGCGGACGACGCCGGTGCGGCGTCGGAGGACGCCGGTGCGGCGATCGACGACGCCGAGGAGATCGACCCCGACGCGACCGACGCGGAGATCATCGACGAGACCGCGGACGTGGAGTCCCCCGCCGCCGAGGAGGCCCGGACGGACACCGCCGAGGACGTCGTCACCGACGCCGAGGGCGAGCCGGACCCCGTGGAGGACGACGCGGTCATCCTCGACGACGAGGACGCGGAGCCCGACCGGGACCGCCAGCACGGCGAGTGGCCGGACGCCGAGGACACCGGCGGCCGAGACGACGCCGCCCCGGAGCCGTCGGCCTGGCCCGAGCAGGAGGGCGAGGACGAGGGGTACGACGCGCGGCTGGACGACGAGGAGGCCGACGTGGAGTTCGGGGGCGGGTTGACCCCGGAGCCCGCAGACGTCGACGTCGAGGGCGACGAGACGGTCGGCGGGGAGCCCGTCGAAGACACCGGCATCACCAGCGCGAGCGCGGCGCCTTCGCCGGACGCGCCGGCGGACACGGAGAGCGTCGCCACGGAGTTTTTCTGCCCCGAGTGCGGCTACGCGGCGGCGGCGGACCGGTCCTCGCTGCGCGCCGGCGACATCTGCCCCGAGTGCCAGCACGGATACATAACCGAACGGGAGCGGTAA
- a CDS encoding DUF5611 family protein, translating to MKEYKMRRGEYLEERIPDMEATVEEYFGEVTDTEEYKGNDLYVVEDPDNPVFDRIVAGTAAYGSKKDKLAVHFEERDAEDVIAEGNADAAADAVDAKNEFLLEATGRDAKARRESMKREVEDDPDHDVDA from the coding sequence ATGAAGGAGTACAAGATGCGTCGCGGCGAATACCTCGAAGAACGGATCCCGGACATGGAAGCCACCGTCGAGGAGTACTTCGGCGAGGTCACCGACACCGAGGAGTACAAGGGCAACGACCTCTACGTCGTCGAGGACCCCGACAACCCCGTCTTCGACCGGATCGTCGCCGGCACGGCGGCGTACGGCAGCAAAAAGGACAAGCTCGCGGTCCACTTCGAGGAGCGCGACGCCGAGGACGTCATCGCCGAAGGGAACGCCGACGCGGCCGCTGACGCGGTGGACGCCAAAAACGAGTTCCTGCTCGAAGCCACGGGCCGGGACGCCAAGGCCCGCCGCGAGTCGATGAAGCGCGAGGTCGAGGACGACCCCGATCACGACGTCGACGCCTGA
- a CDS encoding cell division protein SepF translates to MGLMSKILGDRGARSTGDYVELDPDDFDAASGDAAMEVHVAEISGKENVIDIKDAVYDGDLVIADITRLRTEDPTVEHITDELRQVAEEVGGDIVQKGDDQIIVTPTGVRISREKLGGR, encoded by the coding sequence ATGGGACTCATGAGTAAGATCCTCGGCGACCGCGGCGCTCGCTCGACCGGGGACTACGTCGAACTCGATCCTGACGATTTCGACGCCGCCTCCGGCGACGCGGCGATGGAGGTCCACGTCGCCGAGATATCGGGCAAGGAGAACGTGATCGACATCAAGGACGCGGTGTACGACGGCGACCTCGTCATCGCCGACATCACCCGCCTCCGCACGGAGGACCCGACGGTCGAACACATCACCGACGAGCTCCGGCAGGTCGCCGAGGAGGTCGGCGGCGACATCGTCCAGAAGGGCGACGACCAGATCATCGTCACGCCGACCGGCGTCCGCATCAGCCGCGAGAAGCTCGGCGGGCGGTAG
- a CDS encoding S8 family peptidase codes for MTRELDFGRIGRAVAGRFPEPAVEALRSRPDVRYVERDGAVRALAQTLPWGVDRVDADAAHDAGETGNGADVAVIDTGIDSDHPDLQANLGDGYAVETCSSGDCNYAWDDDNDHGTHCAGIAGAVDDSEGVVGVSTEATLHAVKVLDGDGSGTFSGVADGIRWVADQGYDVGSLSIGASSGSQTLADACQYAAEKGVLLVAAAGNSGPCSDCVAYPAAYPEVVAVSSTDSDDSLSSFSSTGPEVELAAPGGSIYSTVVDGYATFSGTSMACPHVSGAAGQLMANGYSNTEARQRLRDTAQDVGLSSDDQGSGLLDVEAAVGSSDDGSGGDTSVAVSTGDATNVGETSATLSGDLTDLGGAESADVYFEYGPTGGSLSNATSAQTLSATGSFSADATGLDSGTEYEYRAVAEASDGDADAGSALTFTTSDGSGGSGTAPVVDSYRVTEAGSPNPHAEITADWTVSDADGDLATVVVEVFDAGGSRVDAASTDVSGGSASGTDQFSVKHARGGTFDVTLTVTDATDLRASATRTVSE; via the coding sequence GTGACCCGGGAACTCGACTTCGGCCGCATCGGTCGAGCGGTCGCGGGGCGGTTCCCCGAGCCCGCGGTCGAGGCGCTGCGGAGCCGGCCGGACGTGCGGTACGTCGAGCGAGACGGCGCGGTGCGGGCGCTCGCGCAGACGCTGCCGTGGGGCGTCGACCGCGTGGACGCCGACGCGGCCCACGACGCCGGCGAGACGGGGAACGGCGCGGACGTCGCCGTCATCGACACCGGTATCGACAGCGATCACCCGGACCTGCAGGCGAACCTCGGCGATGGGTACGCGGTCGAGACCTGTTCGAGCGGCGACTGCAACTACGCGTGGGACGACGACAACGACCACGGCACCCACTGTGCGGGTATCGCCGGCGCGGTCGACGACAGCGAGGGCGTCGTCGGCGTCAGCACCGAGGCGACGCTGCACGCGGTGAAGGTACTCGACGGCGACGGGTCCGGGACGTTCTCCGGCGTCGCCGACGGCATCCGATGGGTCGCCGACCAGGGGTACGACGTCGGTAGCCTGAGCATCGGCGCGAGTTCCGGGTCGCAGACGCTGGCGGACGCGTGTCAGTACGCCGCGGAGAAGGGCGTCCTGCTCGTCGCGGCGGCGGGCAACAGCGGCCCCTGCTCGGACTGCGTCGCCTACCCGGCCGCGTACCCGGAGGTCGTCGCGGTCAGTTCGACGGACAGCGACGATTCGCTGTCCTCCTTCTCATCGACCGGGCCGGAGGTCGAACTCGCGGCGCCCGGCGGGAGCATCTACTCGACGGTCGTCGACGGCTACGCCACGTTCTCCGGCACGTCGATGGCCTGCCCGCACGTCAGCGGGGCCGCGGGCCAGTTGATGGCGAACGGCTACTCGAACACCGAGGCGCGGCAGCGGCTCCGCGACACCGCCCAGGACGTCGGCCTCTCCAGCGACGACCAGGGGAGCGGCCTGCTCGACGTCGAGGCCGCGGTGGGGAGCTCCGACGACGGCAGTGGCGGCGACACCTCCGTCGCCGTCTCGACGGGCGACGCGACAAACGTCGGCGAGACGTCGGCGACGCTCTCCGGCGACCTGACCGACCTCGGCGGCGCGGAGTCGGCGGACGTCTACTTCGAGTACGGCCCGACCGGCGGCAGCCTCTCGAACGCGACGAGCGCGCAGACGCTGTCGGCGACGGGCTCGTTCAGCGCCGACGCGACTGGTCTCGACAGCGGCACGGAGTACGAGTACCGCGCCGTCGCCGAGGCGAGCGACGGCGACGCGGACGCGGGGAGCGCGCTGACGTTCACGACCAGCGACGGGAGCGGCGGGAGCGGTACCGCACCGGTCGTCGACAGCTACCGGGTCACGGAGGCCGGGTCGCCCAACCCGCACGCGGAGATCACGGCCGACTGGACCGTGTCGGACGCCGACGGCGACCTCGCCACCGTCGTCGTCGAGGTGTTCGACGCGGGCGGGTCGCGCGTCGACGCCGCCTCGACGGACGTGAGCGGCGGGAGCGCGAGCGGCACGGATCAGTTCTCCGTCAAGCACGCCCGCGGCGGGACGTTCGACGTGACGCTGACCGTGACGGACGCGACCGACCTGCGCGCGTCGGCGACGCGGACCGTCTCCGAGTGA
- a CDS encoding DUF1028 domain-containing protein produces MTFSICVRESFEDDEGEEQTRFGVAVTTRLPGVGTLCPFASENGAVATQSLVNVELGKRGVEYLDDGLSVEDALEALLNADDGAPQRQLHGVDADGTFAFSGEECKGWFGHVEGENYTVAGNLLTGEEVVDATAAAYEASRGEDRPLAERLIDALAAGHAEGGDKREELHVQSAALLVESTADPVVDPYFNDLRVDATETPIADLRETYEHAVEGYEMAMERYEDAYDEDSLDESE; encoded by the coding sequence ATGACTTTCAGCATCTGCGTTCGGGAGTCGTTCGAGGACGACGAAGGCGAGGAGCAGACGCGCTTCGGCGTCGCGGTCACGACGCGACTGCCGGGCGTCGGGACGCTCTGTCCGTTCGCCAGCGAGAACGGCGCGGTGGCGACCCAGAGCCTCGTCAACGTCGAGCTGGGCAAGAGGGGCGTCGAGTACCTCGACGACGGGTTGTCCGTCGAGGACGCGCTCGAAGCGCTGCTCAACGCCGACGACGGCGCGCCCCAGCGCCAGTTACACGGTGTGGACGCGGACGGCACCTTCGCGTTCTCCGGCGAGGAGTGCAAGGGCTGGTTCGGCCACGTCGAGGGCGAGAACTACACCGTCGCGGGCAACCTGCTCACCGGAGAGGAGGTCGTCGACGCGACCGCGGCCGCGTACGAGGCGAGCCGCGGCGAGGACCGACCGCTCGCCGAACGCCTGATCGACGCGCTGGCCGCGGGCCACGCGGAGGGCGGCGACAAGCGCGAGGAGTTACACGTCCAGAGTGCGGCGCTGCTCGTCGAGTCGACCGCCGACCCGGTGGTCGACCCGTACTTCAACGACCTCCGGGTCGACGCGACGGAGACCCCGATCGCGGACCTCCGCGAGACGTACGAGCACGCCGTCGAGGGGTACGAAATGGCGATGGAGCGCTATGAGGACGCCTACGACGAGGACAGCCTGGACGAGTCGGAGTGA
- a CDS encoding DUF7537 family lipoprotein: MSLHRRVLATALLLLIAGCSGAPLDGGEGLNAGAPSLAEFEYPDGYQEEGIPNATAALETHRERLAATGGVVNATRSFGEDGGTASTLRIDAERERIYSRQHRDDEIQREAFYRDGTLYRHYDDHVRTSDVTYEEANDRAQVGPLRTVDALNFSAAGTTVVDGTPAVRYEVTEVDRRVVDVADDVESVSGELVVDEAGAVHRFEYRITIDEDGESRTYAGTYEVESYGETTVEAPDWMEER, encoded by the coding sequence ATGTCCCTCCACCGACGTGTCCTCGCGACCGCGCTCCTGCTCCTGATCGCCGGCTGTAGCGGCGCGCCCCTCGACGGCGGCGAGGGGCTGAACGCCGGTGCGCCCTCGCTCGCGGAGTTCGAGTACCCCGACGGGTACCAGGAAGAGGGGATCCCGAACGCGACGGCAGCGCTCGAAACGCACCGGGAACGGCTCGCCGCGACCGGCGGCGTCGTCAACGCCACGCGGTCGTTCGGCGAGGACGGGGGCACCGCGAGCACCCTCCGCATCGACGCCGAGCGGGAACGGATCTACAGTCGCCAGCATCGGGACGACGAGATCCAGCGGGAGGCGTTCTACCGGGACGGAACGCTGTACCGCCACTACGACGACCACGTTCGCACCAGCGACGTCACGTACGAAGAGGCGAACGACCGCGCGCAGGTCGGCCCGCTGCGCACCGTCGACGCGCTCAACTTCTCGGCGGCGGGGACCACGGTCGTCGACGGGACGCCCGCCGTCCGCTACGAGGTGACGGAAGTCGACAGGAGAGTCGTCGACGTTGCCGACGACGTCGAGTCGGTGTCCGGGGAACTCGTCGTCGACGAGGCGGGCGCCGTTCACCGGTTCGAGTATCGGATAACGATCGACGAGGACGGCGAGAGCCGGACGTACGCCGGCACGTACGAGGTGGAGTCGTACGGCGAGACGACCGTCGAGGCCCCGGACTGGATGGAAGAGCGGTGA
- a CDS encoding RNA-binding protein has product MQVKSRHHLRSDEIAEIEDHVAAQLDVAIDGDQYELVEFEDNDYELVLVDGEPAVVYIDDEPFLTVRGANEYPPENRVVTVDAGAVSFVSDGADVMRPGIVEADDDIEPDDLVTIAEESHGKVLAVGRAKTDGGDMVGDSGKVVESIHHVGDDLYEFSV; this is encoded by the coding sequence ATGCAGGTCAAGTCCCGGCACCACCTCCGGAGCGACGAGATCGCCGAGATCGAGGACCACGTCGCCGCGCAACTCGACGTGGCGATCGACGGCGACCAGTACGAACTCGTCGAGTTCGAGGACAACGACTACGAGCTCGTCCTCGTCGACGGGGAACCGGCAGTCGTGTACATCGACGACGAGCCCTTCCTCACCGTCCGCGGCGCGAACGAGTACCCGCCCGAGAACCGCGTCGTCACCGTCGACGCGGGCGCGGTCTCGTTCGTCAGCGACGGCGCCGACGTGATGCGGCCGGGCATCGTCGAGGCGGACGACGACATCGAACCGGACGATCTCGTCACCATCGCGGAGGAGTCCCACGGCAAGGTGCTGGCGGTCGGCCGCGCGAAGACCGACGGCGGCGACATGGTCGGCGACAGCGGCAAGGTCGTCGAGTCGATCCACCACGTCGGGGACGACCTGTACGAGTTCTCCGTCTGA
- a CDS encoding DUF7562 family protein, giving the protein MWSSRRDRDEMETCIACGDSIRRSDAREYDKYGDRWDREGKEFEYLCKPCYRELCHQPRDELEGLLVEVEAGERDRDEFLQWYSATIEDRYGTLEEEQ; this is encoded by the coding sequence ATGTGGTCCTCCCGGAGAGACCGGGACGAGATGGAGACCTGCATCGCCTGTGGGGACTCGATCCGCCGGTCAGACGCGCGGGAATACGACAAGTACGGCGACCGCTGGGACAGAGAGGGAAAGGAGTTCGAGTACCTCTGCAAGCCCTGTTACCGGGAACTCTGTCACCAGCCGCGAGACGAACTCGAGGGGCTCCTGGTCGAGGTAGAGGCGGGGGAGCGCGACCGGGACGAGTTCCTGCAGTGGTACAGCGCGACGATCGAGGACCGGTACGGGACGCTCGAAGAGGAACAGTAA
- a CDS encoding RNB domain-containing ribonuclease: MSDSQAEAGTAEAQGPLEIDEEMARHLENKREELFEKFEIRDEFPPEVLEEAEERTEGIEQQIEDEVDEREDLRDMAAWTIDPIDAQDFDDAISVEERDDEYVVWVHIADVTHYVNPETAMWDEAVERGNTVYLPGYTVHMLPPVLAETVCSLVPNEDRLAHTVEMHLDKETLSYETIDIYKSVIRSDERLTYTEAEQRLDDPGSHLHDEISLVFELADRMHEQRKEDGSLVLNPRRDRAHTIIEECMLKANKAVTHELMWDRGVEAMYRVHPQPSPDEWDEALREIQDLDGVSIPGEAWDDPRVAVNATLEEAPDRQLDKIQWAVMKVMPRAKYMNDPFGGHHALNFEIYGHFTSPIRRLSDLINHWIVYTNDVPEDLVALCDRASDRQKEAESCEREYKNFLQEVGLDPDAVNSRGIEVVEEDE; the protein is encoded by the coding sequence ATGAGCGACTCGCAAGCCGAGGCGGGGACCGCCGAGGCGCAGGGACCCCTGGAGATCGACGAGGAGATGGCCCGCCACCTGGAGAACAAGCGGGAGGAGCTCTTCGAGAAGTTCGAGATCCGCGACGAGTTCCCGCCGGAAGTGCTAGAGGAAGCAGAGGAACGCACCGAGGGGATCGAACAGCAGATCGAGGACGAGGTCGACGAGCGCGAGGACCTGCGCGACATGGCCGCGTGGACGATCGACCCCATCGACGCGCAGGACTTCGACGACGCGATCAGCGTCGAGGAGCGCGACGACGAGTACGTCGTCTGGGTCCACATCGCGGACGTGACCCACTACGTCAACCCGGAGACGGCGATGTGGGACGAGGCCGTCGAGCGGGGCAACACCGTCTACCTGCCGGGGTACACGGTCCACATGCTCCCGCCGGTGCTCGCGGAGACGGTCTGCTCGCTCGTGCCGAACGAGGACCGCCTCGCCCACACGGTCGAGATGCACCTCGACAAGGAGACCCTCTCCTACGAGACCATCGACATCTACAAGTCCGTCATTCGGAGCGACGAGCGGCTCACGTACACGGAGGCCGAGCAGCGCCTCGACGACCCCGGCTCGCACCTGCACGACGAGATCTCGCTCGTGTTCGAACTGGCGGACCGCATGCACGAGCAGCGCAAGGAGGACGGCAGCCTCGTCCTGAATCCGCGTCGGGACCGCGCCCATACCATCATCGAGGAGTGCATGCTGAAGGCGAACAAGGCCGTCACGCACGAGCTCATGTGGGACCGCGGCGTCGAGGCGATGTACCGCGTCCACCCCCAGCCGAGCCCCGACGAGTGGGACGAGGCGCTGCGGGAGATCCAGGACTTAGACGGCGTCTCGATCCCGGGCGAGGCGTGGGACGACCCGCGCGTCGCCGTCAACGCCACGCTGGAGGAAGCACCGGACCGCCAGCTCGACAAGATCCAGTGGGCCGTGATGAAGGTGATGCCCCGGGCGAAGTACATGAACGACCCGTTCGGCGGCCACCACGCGCTGAACTTCGAGATCTACGGCCACTTCACCAGCCCCATTCGCCGGCTCTCCGATCTGATCAACCACTGGATCGTCTACACGAACGACGTGCCCGAGGACCTCGTCGCGCTCTGTGACCGCGCGTCCGACCGGCAGAAGGAGGCCGAGTCCTGCGAGCGCGAGTACAAGAACTTCCTCCAGGAGGTCGGCCTCGACCCCGACGCCGTCAACAGTCGGGGGATAGAAGTGGTCGAAGAGGACGAGTAG
- a CDS encoding sulfatase, with translation MGEGTNVVLIVADTTRYDDALRPEVAPTISELGAAGTTFSRAFAPAPWTLPSHGSLFTGTYPSKHGAHAGHERLNDREVTLTELFDDAGYDTAAVSGNTWISKEGGFARGFDDFHQTWQYVQSDTAMGELVEVTEESRIRAVGRKIFEGNPLANAANALYRTVVRERGDDGAERATNWIEGWLDDRESDDPFFLFANYLEPHLDYRPPERLAERFLPDGVSYAEAMEVPQEPWEYLAGNLEMTDRDFEVLRALYRAEIAYLDEHVARLRDALEAAGEWEDTVFVLVGDHGENIGDHGLMDHQYCLYDTLLHVPMVVHGGAFEGRGEDDRLVSLVDVAPSLLDAAGVSAPSARAEFQGRSFHPEADADPHDYVFAEYAEPQPSMRALEEHVETVPEHVYEYDRSLRAVRSTEYKLVRGSDGSRELYHVAEDPDEATDLADRRPGTVRDLSTVLDDWLDSFDAADAAGEVAIEGDRKAQLEQLGYLQ, from the coding sequence ATGGGTGAGGGGACGAACGTAGTGCTAATCGTCGCGGACACGACGAGGTACGACGACGCACTGAGGCCGGAGGTAGCACCGACCATCTCGGAACTGGGGGCGGCGGGGACGACGTTCTCGCGGGCGTTCGCCCCCGCGCCGTGGACGCTGCCGTCCCACGGCTCGCTTTTCACCGGGACCTATCCGTCGAAACACGGCGCTCACGCCGGGCACGAGCGCCTCAACGACCGGGAGGTGACGCTCACGGAGCTGTTCGACGACGCGGGCTACGACACCGCGGCCGTCTCGGGCAACACCTGGATCAGCAAGGAGGGCGGCTTCGCCCGCGGCTTCGACGACTTCCACCAGACGTGGCAGTACGTCCAGTCCGACACGGCGATGGGCGAACTGGTGGAGGTGACCGAGGAGAGCCGGATCCGAGCGGTCGGCCGGAAGATCTTCGAGGGGAACCCGCTCGCGAACGCCGCGAACGCGCTCTACCGGACCGTCGTCCGCGAGCGCGGCGACGACGGGGCCGAGCGGGCGACGAACTGGATCGAAGGCTGGCTGGACGACCGGGAGAGCGACGACCCCTTCTTCCTGTTCGCCAACTACCTCGAACCGCACCTGGACTACCGGCCGCCCGAGCGCCTCGCGGAGCGGTTCCTGCCCGACGGCGTCTCCTACGCGGAGGCGATGGAGGTCCCGCAGGAGCCGTGGGAGTACCTCGCCGGGAATCTGGAGATGACCGACCGCGACTTCGAGGTACTGCGGGCGCTCTACCGCGCGGAGATCGCCTACCTCGACGAGCACGTGGCGAGGCTCCGCGACGCGCTCGAAGCGGCCGGCGAGTGGGAGGACACCGTCTTCGTCCTCGTCGGCGACCACGGGGAGAACATCGGAGACCACGGCCTGATGGACCACCAGTACTGCCTCTACGACACGCTCCTCCACGTGCCGATGGTCGTCCACGGCGGCGCGTTCGAGGGCCGCGGGGAGGACGACCGGCTGGTCAGCCTCGTCGACGTCGCGCCGTCGCTGCTGGACGCCGCTGGGGTGTCTGCACCGTCGGCGCGAGCGGAGTTCCAGGGGCGGTCGTTCCACCCCGAAGCCGACGCCGACCCGCACGACTACGTCTTCGCGGAGTACGCCGAGCCCCAGCCGTCGATGCGCGCACTGGAGGAGCACGTCGAGACGGTGCCGGAGCACGTCTACGAGTACGACCGCTCGCTCCGGGCGGTGCGCTCGACGGAGTACAAGCTCGTCCGCGGCTCCGACGGCTCCCGGGAGCTGTACCACGTCGCCGAGGACCCCGACGAGGCGACGGACCTCGCCGACCGACGGCCGGGGACCGTCAGGGACCTGTCCACGGTCCTCGACGACTGGCTCGACTCGTTCGACGCCGCGGACGCGGCGGGCGAGGTCGCTATCGAGGGGGACCGGAAAGCGCAGCTCGAACAGCTGGGCTACCTGCAGTGA
- a CDS encoding DUF1450 domain-containing protein: MIEYCLSNVDAETRRRLAAREDSREAACLEQCGRCHREAFLVVDGTVRSGPSHAAVLDDLDE, encoded by the coding sequence GTGATCGAGTACTGCCTGAGCAACGTCGACGCGGAGACGCGGCGTCGGCTCGCCGCGCGCGAGGACAGTCGGGAAGCGGCCTGCCTCGAACAGTGCGGGCGCTGTCACCGTGAGGCGTTCCTCGTCGTCGACGGAACCGTCCGGTCGGGACCGAGCCACGCGGCCGTTCTGGACGACCTCGACGAATGA
- a CDS encoding sulfatase-like hydrolase/transferase: MNVLLLSLDSLRRDFLSAYRDRPIPLDYEVETDNLDRFAEKAATFDSHYAGSLPCMPARREWMGGVQEFLWRPWGPMEAYDDPLPEQARRAEVLTHLITDHFHYFEHGSHGYYENYHGFDFLRGHEYDKWRTAPRDPDERIFEQSADYETDHPHDLGYVNRSVYARNAEALGIDDPDADEENFFGPRVLSRTAEWLGDHTDWDQWFCYVDSFDVHEPFHCPEPYASMYTDEDPTDPDLPFWPYYGRVDEGQSALSERELDFVRSQFAGKVTMVDRWFGRVLDALDEHDLWDETMVVVTSDHGFLLGEHGWVGKNESPCYDVLAKTPLLVWHPDGVRNGERVDALTSAVDLYATILEALDAEVPETVHSRSLLPLLDGDAADHRDWALYGYWGSSVNVTDGRYTYLRPCDPDVETDCYSTTMMNARQFSVPNRPKTDAEAGDFLPYTDSPVWRFSAPSTQQNEEPLLFDTADDPEQRANLAGDEGDASAEADRMRDLLVEALDALDAPEKQYERLGLD; the protein is encoded by the coding sequence ATGAACGTTCTCCTGCTTTCGCTCGACAGCCTGCGGCGGGACTTCCTCTCGGCGTACCGCGACCGGCCGATCCCGCTCGACTACGAGGTGGAGACGGACAACCTCGACCGTTTCGCGGAGAAGGCGGCGACGTTCGACAGCCACTACGCGGGGAGCCTCCCCTGCATGCCCGCGCGCCGGGAGTGGATGGGCGGGGTGCAGGAGTTCCTCTGGCGGCCGTGGGGGCCGATGGAGGCGTACGACGACCCCCTGCCGGAGCAGGCCCGTCGGGCCGAGGTGCTGACGCACCTGATCACCGACCACTTCCACTACTTCGAGCACGGCAGCCACGGCTACTACGAGAACTACCACGGCTTCGACTTCCTGCGGGGCCACGAGTACGACAAGTGGCGCACCGCGCCGCGGGACCCCGACGAGCGGATCTTCGAGCAGTCCGCGGACTACGAGACGGACCACCCCCACGATCTGGGCTACGTCAACCGCTCGGTGTACGCGCGCAACGCCGAGGCGCTCGGGATCGACGACCCCGACGCCGACGAGGAGAACTTCTTCGGCCCCCGCGTCCTCTCCCGGACGGCGGAGTGGCTCGGCGACCACACAGACTGGGACCAGTGGTTCTGCTACGTCGACAGCTTCGACGTCCACGAGCCGTTCCACTGCCCGGAGCCGTACGCGTCGATGTACACCGACGAGGACCCGACGGACCCGGACCTCCCGTTCTGGCCCTACTACGGCCGGGTCGACGAGGGCCAGAGCGCGCTCTCCGAGCGCGAACTCGACTTCGTCCGCTCGCAGTTCGCGGGCAAGGTGACGATGGTCGACCGCTGGTTCGGCCGCGTGCTGGACGCCCTGGACGAACACGACCTCTGGGACGAGACGATGGTCGTCGTCACGAGCGACCACGGCTTCCTCCTCGGGGAGCACGGCTGGGTCGGCAAGAACGAGTCGCCCTGCTACGACGTGCTCGCGAAGACGCCGCTGCTCGTCTGGCACCCAGACGGCGTGCGCAACGGCGAGCGCGTGGACGCGCTCACTTCCGCTGTCGACCTCTACGCCACGATACTGGAGGCGCTCGACGCCGAGGTGCCAGAGACCGTCCACAGTCGGAGCCTCCTCCCGCTGCTGGATGGCGACGCCGCCGACCACCGCGACTGGGCGCTGTACGGCTACTGGGGCTCGTCGGTCAACGTCACCGACGGGCGGTACACCTACCTCCGCCCGTGCGACCCCGACGTGGAGACGGACTGTTACTCGACGACGATGATGAACGCCCGGCAGTTCTCCGTGCCGAACCGGCCGAAGACGGACGCAGAGGCCGGCGACTTCCTCCCGTACACCGACTCGCCGGTGTGGCGCTTCTCCGCACCGTCGACGCAGCAGAACGAGGAGCCGCTGCTGTTCGACACAGCGGACGACCCCGAGCAGCGGGCGAACCTCGCGGGCGACGAGGGGGACGCGAGCGCCGAGGCCGACCGCATGCGCGACCTGCTCGTCGAGGCGCTCGACGCCCTCGATGCGCCCGAGAAGCAGTACGAGCGCCTCGGCCTCGACTGA